A region of bacterium DNA encodes the following proteins:
- a CDS encoding TfoX/Sxy family protein, producing the protein MSSDQNFIDFLTDQMSDAGIITYRKMFGEYAIYCDGKVVALVCDNQLFVKPTVGGRKFIGDVVEKPAYPGAKLSFLIEDKFEDREWISDLITITTAELPDPNPKKRPK; encoded by the coding sequence ATGTCATCCGATCAAAACTTCATCGATTTCCTTACAGATCAAATGTCAGACGCCGGAATTATTACTTATAGGAAAATGTTCGGCGAGTACGCGATCTATTGTGACGGGAAGGTGGTTGCTCTTGTCTGCGATAATCAATTGTTTGTTAAACCAACCGTCGGCGGCAGGAAGTTTATCGGCGATGTGGTTGAAAAACCTGCTTATCCAGGAGCGAAACTGAGTTTTCTTATTGAAGATAAGTTTGAAGACCGCGAATGGATCAGCGATCTGATAACGATCACAACCGCTGAACTACCAGATCCCAATCCGAAAAAACGCCCAAAATAA